One Micromonospora craniellae genomic region harbors:
- a CDS encoding YbaB/EbfC family nucleoid-associated protein, giving the protein MSGQADFSGLLARTQAIEHEVAELAQSMSKSEVVGSAAGGGVTVTVADSDYQAVYIDPQLMESCDADELADLVLAALRDGAEQLRVQASERMTLLTESINRLAG; this is encoded by the coding sequence GTGAGCGGGCAGGCGGATTTCAGCGGGCTGTTGGCTCGGACCCAGGCGATCGAGCACGAGGTCGCCGAACTGGCGCAGTCGATGAGCAAAAGCGAGGTCGTCGGGTCCGCCGCCGGCGGGGGCGTGACGGTCACTGTGGCCGACAGCGATTACCAGGCGGTGTACATCGACCCGCAGCTGATGGAGTCCTGTGACGCGGACGAGCTGGCCGACCTGGTGTTGGCGGCGCTGCGGGACGGGGCCGAGCAGTTGCGCGTACAGGCTTCCGAGCGGATGACGCTGCTGACCGAGTCGATCAACAGGCTGGCCGGGTAG
- a CDS encoding NUDIX domain-containing protein — protein sequence MIRRYASAGAVVTAGDLRKPDFLLLDQVRRTGERQTVAPKGRLEPDEAPLRAARREVAEEAGLTDTHYSAYLGQEAY from the coding sequence ATGATCCGTCGATACGCCTCTGCTGGGGCCGTCGTCACCGCCGGCGATCTGCGGAAGCCGGACTTCCTGTTGCTCGATCAGGTCCGTAGGACCGGCGAGCGGCAGACCGTCGCTCCGAAGGGTCGCCTCGAACCAGACGAGGCACCACTTCGGGCAGCCCGGCGGGAAGTGGCTGAGGAAGCCGGCCTGACCGACACGCACTACAGCGCCTACCTCGGGCAGGAGGCGTACTGA
- a CDS encoding SitI3 family protein — translation MAIEYRLTLAGAIPLEQVAELAAPEGVEESLRPGYPRLLSADLADTSGYSLSICGGSNGYFDAEDEDGSQWEWEPDTYVNIVFHMPKDDALRTATPHMVTAVARVLASRPEDAALVLNGNSLLLTRLAGTLRTHRRAWWDNYGITGI, via the coding sequence GTGGCTATCGAGTACCGACTGACACTGGCAGGCGCCATACCGCTGGAACAGGTGGCCGAACTCGCCGCCCCAGAAGGCGTCGAGGAGTCGCTCCGACCCGGCTATCCCCGCCTGCTGAGCGCGGACTTGGCGGACACGTCCGGGTACAGCCTCAGCATCTGTGGAGGCAGCAACGGCTACTTCGACGCCGAAGACGAAGACGGCTCCCAGTGGGAGTGGGAACCCGACACCTACGTCAACATCGTCTTCCACATGCCCAAGGACGACGCCCTGCGCACCGCGACACCACACATGGTCACGGCCGTAGCCCGCGTGCTCGCCAGCCGACCCGAGGACGCCGCGTTGGTACTGAACGGCAACTCGCTCCTGTTGACTCGACTCGCCGGAACTCTCCGCACACACCGCCGCGCGTGGTGGGACAACTACGGCATCACCGGCATCTGA
- a CDS encoding IS3 family transposase — MWGIAPACRLTGLSRATLYRRSAPPLVSRPRAPRKPPPSALTEPERRQVLDLLNSPPYVDLAPAQVWARELDEGRWWCSESTMYRILRAAGQTGERRSQATHPARTKPELVADAANQVWSWDITKLRGPVKGVWFHLYTVIDIWSRYVVGHMVAAHEDGQLAEALIADAAARERVNPDQLTVHADRGAAMTSKTVTQLLTDLKIGRSHSRPKTSNDNPYIEASFKTLKYDPTFPERFGSIQHARQHCEAFYSYYNHEHRHSGIGLHTPASVHHGTAGQIREQRQRTLDAAWAAHPERFGRRRPQPPQLPDRAWINKPDNSHPEQAVTSAGAPLPPAQS, encoded by the coding sequence TTGTGGGGCATCGCGCCCGCGTGCCGGCTGACCGGCCTGTCCAGGGCGACGCTGTATCGCCGTAGTGCCCCGCCGCTGGTCTCCCGGCCGAGAGCACCGCGTAAGCCGCCGCCGTCCGCGCTGACCGAGCCTGAACGCCGGCAGGTCCTGGACCTGCTCAACAGCCCGCCATACGTGGATCTGGCCCCGGCGCAGGTGTGGGCCCGCGAACTCGACGAGGGCCGCTGGTGGTGCTCGGAGTCCACGATGTACCGGATTCTGCGGGCCGCCGGGCAGACCGGCGAACGCCGCAGCCAGGCCACCCATCCGGCCCGGACCAAACCCGAACTGGTCGCCGACGCCGCGAATCAGGTGTGGTCGTGGGACATCACGAAGCTGCGCGGCCCGGTCAAGGGCGTCTGGTTCCACCTTTACACGGTGATCGACATCTGGTCCCGCTACGTCGTCGGGCACATGGTCGCCGCCCACGAGGACGGCCAACTCGCCGAAGCGCTGATCGCCGACGCCGCCGCCCGCGAACGCGTGAACCCCGATCAGCTGACCGTGCACGCCGACCGCGGCGCCGCGATGACCAGCAAGACCGTCACCCAGCTGCTGACCGATCTCAAAATCGGCCGCAGCCACAGCCGGCCCAAGACCTCCAACGACAACCCGTACATCGAGGCCAGCTTCAAGACACTCAAGTACGACCCCACGTTCCCAGAGCGGTTCGGATCGATCCAGCACGCCCGACAGCACTGCGAAGCGTTCTACAGCTACTACAACCACGAACACCGGCACTCCGGGATCGGCCTGCACACCCCGGCATCGGTCCACCACGGCACCGCCGGACAGATCCGTGAACAGCGGCAACGCACCCTCGACGCCGCCTGGGCCGCACATCCCGAACGGTTCGGACGCCGCCGTCCCCAACCACCCCAGCTACCGGACCGGGCATGGATCAACAAACCCGACAACAGCCACCCGGAACAGGCCGTGACCTCGGCCGGAGCCCCTCTTCCACCAGCACAAAGCTAA
- a CDS encoding transposase, which translates to MTSRPHESLDPDARPQRRTFTAEFKARILDEYESAPDAAARGAILRRERLYGSHLLDWRKARDAGAAAGLTDRRQSAARAAKKAENAELSRLQRENARLQAELNKTQTALSIMGKAHALLELLSESADAVAMPNSSSPRRRRR; encoded by the coding sequence ATGACGTCGAGGCCCCATGAGAGTCTGGATCCGGACGCCCGGCCCCAGCGGCGGACATTCACCGCGGAGTTCAAGGCGAGGATTCTGGACGAGTACGAGTCGGCGCCGGATGCGGCGGCTCGCGGGGCGATTCTGCGCCGGGAACGGCTGTACGGTTCACACCTTCTCGACTGGCGCAAGGCGCGGGATGCCGGAGCCGCGGCCGGCCTGACGGACCGGCGGCAATCGGCTGCGCGGGCGGCGAAGAAGGCCGAGAACGCTGAACTTTCCCGTCTTCAGCGGGAGAACGCCCGCCTGCAGGCCGAGTTGAACAAGACCCAGACCGCGTTGTCGATCATGGGAAAAGCTCACGCGCTCTTGGAACTGCTCTCCGAGAGCGCGGATGCCGTGGCGATGCCGAACTCGTCCTCGCCGAGGCGCAGGCGGCGCTGA